The Longimicrobiales bacterium nucleotide sequence TCAATGGCACGGTCGTCGGGAGCTACCCGAAGGCGGACCTGGTCACCGCCGGTCGTCTGAAGTCGACGGACGGCGTGTTCGGCATCCGCTTCGCCCACAACACGGAAGCCACGGTCACCGGGCTCAAGGTCACGCAGCACTGACCGACGCGGGGCCGCGCGTAGTATTGCGCGCCCGCACACAGCTTCGCAGCCGCGCCTGAATCAGGGGCGCGGCTGCGAACCCCGCGGAATCGTCGAGCAGTTCATTGCACCGTCTCCCGCGCCGCCGGGTTGCGCCACGATTCACTTCCCTCCCGCGGCGCCTGCCTGAGCCGCGCCGCGAGTCCCGCGATCGCCCACAGCGCGGCGCCTGCTATCAGGATCAGCATGAGCGCCCGAACCGCAGTCGCCGCGAGAGCCGCATTTGGCGCCGGCCAGCTGAGCTGATACTGCCTCAGCTCGTTGCCGCGGTCGGTCATCCAGTGCCAGCCGCTGTGAGCGACGAGGGCGGAGAGAACGATCGTGCCGACACGCTCCGCAACGACATGGCGGAACAGCAGCGTGAGCGCTGGCACCGCGATGGCGAGCACCGCGATCTGGCCGAGCTCCACCCCCACGTTGAATGCGAGCAGCGCTGCTGCCAGGTGTGAGCCCGCGAACTGCAGGGCATCGCGCAGCATGAACGAGAAGCCGAAGCCGTGCACGAGACCGAATCCGAACGCGAAGAGCCAGCGTCGCTCGAGGTTCGCTCCGACGATGTTCTCCAGCGCCATCCACACGATCGAGAGCGCAATCAGCATCTCGATCAGCGGAGGAAACCAGAGCGCACCGGGCGCGAGACCGGCGGCCGACGCGATGAGCGTGATCGAATGCGCGACAGTGAATGAGGTCACGACGACCAGCAGCGGCCGCCACCTGCGGAACGGAATGACGAGGCAGAGCAGGAAGAGCAGATGGTCGAGGCCGGCGAATATGTGGCTGAAGCCGAGCCGCGTGAAATGCGCGGCCGCATGATGCCAGCGCGGGTCGAGGCGTACCACCCCCGGATTGCCGGTAAACGTGTAGACGCGCTCCGCACCGTCGGGTGGGATGAACCGCAATACCGTGGTCGTTCGGACGCCGAGATGCGCGAGCGCCGGCTCGATCGCGAATTCTGCGCGCGGCGATGCGATCGGATACTCGATGAGCACGTCGAGCATGGCCTGCTGCCACGGCAGCGCCGTGGCGGTGTCCACGGCCGGCGCCGCCATCAGTGCCAATGCCGCGTCATAGCTCGAGAACGAGGGATCGGACGGCAGTGAGATCCGCGTGCGCGCGACTGCACCGCGTTCGAGCGGCCTGCCATCCTCCAGCACCCTGACGTAGCCGGCGATCCACAGTGTCGCAGCTTCCGCGAGCAGCGGCTCGACTGCGGCGAGATCGAGGTAACCGGCCCCGCGCAGCGGTACATCGATGTCGCGCATGGCCTCCAGCGGCACGCGGACCAGCAGCCGCAGCCGCCCGCCGTCCGGCTTCACGAATGCGTGCACCGTTACCGTTGGTGGGATCTCGTGGGCGGATGGCCGTGCCGGCAGCCCCAGCAGCAGCGCCGCGGCCACCGTCAGTGTGAACGTCGATTGTCGTGACATGGCAGGCTTCGCTCGATGAGACTATGGACGGGGCCGCGGCCGCGGCCTTACAATGCGGGTGCACCTCGACACACTATACACTCGCCCTCCGCTCCCCGCACAGGGGACCTAATCGTCAGGAGAGGTCGGATGAAGCGGCGACGCAGTCTGATTCTCGCAGTGTCTCTCGTAGCCGTGCTCGCCGGCCTCGGCGCCGCACAGGCGGCGCTGCAGTCCGCAGCCGATGCGGACACCGTGGAAGCGCCGATCTTCGAGGTCGATCCGCTCTGGCCCATGCCGCTGCCCGGCAACTGGCTGCTCGGCTCCGCCATCGGCGTCGGTGTCGACTCGCGCGATCACATCTATGTCATCCATCGGCGGGAGAGCCTGAACGCCCGCACGGAAGCGGGCGCTGCCGCCGATCCGCCGACCGGCGAGTGCTGCATCGCGGCACCCAACATCCTCGAGTTCGACCCCGACGGAAACCTGGTGAACTCCTGGGGCGGACCCGGCGAGGATTACGACTGGCCGGCATCGAACCACGGTCTGTCGATCGATCACCTGGACAACATCTGGATCGGCGGCAACGGCCAGGGCGACTCGCACATCCTCAAGTTCACCCGCGACGGCCGCTTCCTCTTCCAGATCGGTGCGGCCGGGCAGGACGTGAACAGCACCAGCACGGAGAGCTTCGGGCGCGTCGCCAAGATCGCGTTCGACCCCGCCCAGAACGAGGCCTACGTCGCGGACGGCTACGGCAACAAGCGCGTCGCGGTCATCGATATGAACACCGGCGCCATCAAGCGCTTCTGGGGCGCGTACGGTAACGCGCCCGACGACACGAACCTCGGACCCTACGATCCGGATGCCCCGCCCGCACAGCAGTTCCGCAACCCGGTACACTGTGCAGAACCGACGAACGACGGCCTCATTTACGTCTGCGACCGCCCGAACAACCGCATCCAGGTGTTCCGCCGGAATGGTGAGTTCGTGAAGGAAGTCTTCATTGCGCCGCGCACGCTCGGCGACGGCGCGGTGTGGGACATCGCGTTTTCGCGCGACGCCGATCAGCGCTTTCTATACCTGGCCGATGGCAAGAACATGAAGGTCTACGTCCTGGACCGGCAGTCGCTCGAGGTGCTCACGAGCTTCGGTGCGGGAGGACGCCAGCCCGGCCAGTTCTTCGCCGTTCACAGCATCGCCACGGACTCGAAGGGCAACATCTACACGACCGAAACGTACGAGGGCAAGCGCGTCCAGAAGTTCGTCTACAAGGGTATCGGGAGGGTGCCGGCGAACCAGGGCGTCGTGTGGCCGCAGCGCTGACACTGTGGTGCGTCCGGGCAGACGACTTTTTTCACCACAGAGCACTCAGAGCACTCAGAGGGGGGCCGGCGCTTCGTCCGGTTACCCGGCACAGCATTCATTTTCCATTTTTGAAACAACGCCTGCGTCCCGCTCGACGTGTAAAATCACGCGTGTTCCAGCACCTGCTGTCCACACAGTGCGAAATCCGTTCTCTGAGTGCTCTGAGTGCTCTGTGGTGAATAAAAGGAGCCGGCCCCGCCGCGACGCCTAAGCGGGCCAGCAATTCGTCCTCATCAGTCAGCGTTACGCGCTCCCACCACTGCGATGCACTCGATCTCCACGCGCGCGTTGGCGGCCATGCCGTTCACGGCGATGGCGCTCCGGGCGGGGCGATGCTTCTGGAAGTAGCCGAGATATACTTCATTCATCGCGCCCCATTCCGCGAAGTCGGCCAGGAATACGGTGCACTTGACGACATCGTCCATGGTGGCGCCGTTTGCCTCGAGCAGCGTCTTGATGTTCTCCATCGCGGCGCGCGTCTCGGGCGTGATGCCCCGCTCACCGCCCAGGCCGAGCTGACCCGACAGATAGAGCGTGCGGCCGACACGGACGGCGCCGGACAGGAGTCGGCCGTTGTCGATGAACTCGATGTCCTGCTGCTGCTGCGCTTCAGCCCTGCCGACAGGGCCGCCGTCCGGTACCTGCATCATCCACAGGGCACCGGCGCCGGCGAGGGCGACACTGCCGAAAAGGACCGTGGTGAGCACGCGTGTGACCTTCATGATGTCTCCGTTGCGGATGTTCAGATCGTGTTCTGACGTGCGGCACGCGCGATGTGCTCCGATGCGCGGAACGCGAGAGCCATGATGGTCATCGTCGGCTGACCCCTGCCCGATGTGACGAAGCTGCTGCCATCACATATGAACAGGTTCGGCACATCGTGTGTCCGATGGTAGCGGTCGACCACGGACGTGCGCGGATCGTCGCCCATGCGGCACGTGCCCAGCAGATGCGCGCCGAGCGTACTCTCCACGGCGGGCTCACCCCATACCTTCCTGGCCCCGGCCGCCTCCATGATCTCGCGCGCGCGTTCCTGGAGGAAGGCCACCGTGCTGACGTCATCCGGATGATCGCGGTACGTGGCGCGGAGAGCCGGTCGACCGTGCACATCCTTCACATCGGGATCGAGCGTGACCGTGTTCGTCTCGAGCGGCAGTGACGTTGCCGCAGCCGCGACCTGCATCGTGCGCGTGTAGTATTCGCGCAGCCTGTCCTTGTACTGCTGCCCCCACCATGGCTCATCCGGCGGCATGTTGAACGCGCTGAACATGATGGGACCGGGGAACAACCGGCCGTCGAGGCCGCCACCCCCGTAGAATCCGCGCTTCGGATCGCTGTCGTAGAAATCGTGGACAATGCGCGTGACCTGTACGCTCTTGTACTCGTTGAGCGGGTGCTCGAACGCTGCGTACGTGTCGCCGTGTGCGTTCCACATCATGTACTTGCCGACAAGCCCGCTCGAATTGGCCAGGCCGTCCGGGAATTGCGGCGAATGCGAGAGCAGCAGCAGCCGGGGTGTCTCGGCGCCGTTGGCGGCGAGGATGACAGCGCGCGCCGGCTGCCGTTGCTCCGCGCCATCACCGTTCACGTACGTGACGCCGGTCGCACGGCCGGCCGCGTTCGTGTCGACACGCAGCACTGTCGACAGCGGTCGGATCTCGCAGTTGCCGCTGTCCATCGCCGCTGGGATCATGGCTGCGAGCGTCGACGACTTCGCCCCCATCTCACAGCCGTAGCCCATGCAGTAGCCGCAGTGGGCGCACGCATTACGTCCATTGAACGGCTGCGACAGGATGGCCAGAGGTGCAGGCTGCGGGTTCAGGCCCAGCTTCCTCGCGCCCGCCTCCAGCAGCACGCCGGACGACTTCACCGGCATCGGCGGGAGCGGATACGGCCGCGAGCGCGGTGGATCGTTGGGGCCCGGCGCACCGGACACACCGATCTCCCAGTCGACGCGTGTGTAGTACGGCTCGATCTCCTCGTACGTGATCGGCCA carries:
- a CDS encoding RidA family protein; translation: MKVTRVLTTVLFGSVALAGAGALWMMQVPDGGPVGRAEAQQQQDIEFIDNGRLLSGAVRVGRTLYLSGQLGLGGERGITPETRAAMENIKTLLEANGATMDDVVKCTVFLADFAEWGAMNEVYLGYFQKHRPARSAIAVNGMAANARVEIECIAVVGARNAD
- a CDS encoding GMC family oxidoreductase encodes the protein MRQRTFAQSETVDFVIVGSGSAGGIMAKELATAGFSVVVLEQGPWRNAQDFRHDEFDTYFYNALLPSPADFPQTFRKTADEKAEVVQGGPPPLFYSSGVGGSSVHFTANFWRFRPVDFRERSLLGAIPGTGFADWPITYEEIEPYYTRVDWEIGVSGAPGPNDPPRSRPYPLPPMPVKSSGVLLEAGARKLGLNPQPAPLAILSQPFNGRNACAHCGYCMGYGCEMGAKSSTLAAMIPAAMDSGNCEIRPLSTVLRVDTNAAGRATGVTYVNGDGAEQRQPARAVILAANGAETPRLLLLSHSPQFPDGLANSSGLVGKYMMWNAHGDTYAAFEHPLNEYKSVQVTRIVHDFYDSDPKRGFYGGGGLDGRLFPGPIMFSAFNMPPDEPWWGQQYKDRLREYYTRTMQVAAAATSLPLETNTVTLDPDVKDVHGRPALRATYRDHPDDVSTVAFLQERAREIMEAAGARKVWGEPAVESTLGAHLLGTCRMGDDPRTSVVDRYHRTHDVPNLFICDGSSFVTSGRGQPTMTIMALAFRASEHIARAARQNTI
- a CDS encoding HupE/UreJ family protein, whose translation is MSRQSTFTLTVAAALLLGLPARPSAHEIPPTVTVHAFVKPDGGRLRLLVRVPLEAMRDIDVPLRGAGYLDLAAVEPLLAEAATLWIAGYVRVLEDGRPLERGAVARTRISLPSDPSFSSYDAALALMAAPAVDTATALPWQQAMLDVLIEYPIASPRAEFAIEPALAHLGVRTTTVLRFIPPDGAERVYTFTGNPGVVRLDPRWHHAAAHFTRLGFSHIFAGLDHLLFLLCLVIPFRRWRPLLVVVTSFTVAHSITLIASAAGLAPGALWFPPLIEMLIALSIVWMALENIVGANLERRWLFAFGFGLVHGFGFSFMLRDALQFAGSHLAAALLAFNVGVELGQIAVLAIAVPALTLLFRHVVAERVGTIVLSALVAHSGWHWMTDRGNELRQYQLSWPAPNAALAATAVRALMLILIAGAALWAIAGLAARLRQAPREGSESWRNPAARETVQ